From the Cryptomeria japonica chromosome 2, Sugi_1.0, whole genome shotgun sequence genome, one window contains:
- the LOC131046584 gene encoding probable xyloglucan 6-xylosyltransferase 1 — translation MGAWLLKPRMLSRNKMTFLLLCLIVSTLFYAFLNGHHIEADFVDQSPPNKPARVFNRAMQSFVTDHPELSKSGELNQNAEQSENGNENQSFNVVRTEEPNKETVSRLLHQVDQGSDDPNAVPFMLVTGERSSPCVTSHGSNVMMKTYKNKVDYCNLHGCKVWYALEIWQKGFVGTWVRYPLLLRLMKANPSVTWFMWMDSDAIFTDFNFSIPFERYNGWNKNMVVPGFWEKVYGENPDWIGLNAGVFLIRNCEWSHKFLEKWIEFGAPENIQTAKAALNTVLKSRPQEWDPDDQSVLVYLLNTNRKESEENVFLEASYSLHGYFEYIVDEFEDILVGKAKWPFVTHFCGCNFCGGKNTTDRCTKGFERAFNFADNQLLRLVGLRHSSLSSSSTLETVVG, via the exons ATGGGAGCATGGCTGCTCAAGCCCAGGATGCTCTCAAGAAACAAAATGACCTTCCTATTGCTATGTCTCATTGTTTCTACTCTCTTCTACGCATTTCTAAATGGCCATCACATTGAAGCAGATTTTGTAGATCAATCTCCGCCCAATAAACCTGCCCGTGTCTTTAACCGTGCCATGCAATCCTTTGTCACAGATCACCCAGAATTGTCAAAAAGTGGGGAATTGAATCAGAATGCAGAACAAAGTGAGAATGGAAATGAAAACCAGAGTTTTAATGTTGTTAGAACAGAAGAACCGAACAAAGAAACTGTAAGTAGATTGCTGCATCAGGTGGACCAAGGAAGTGACGATCCTAATGCTGTGCCCTTTATGTTGGTAACAGGGGAAAGATCTTCACCCTGTGTTACTTCTCACGGTTCTAATGTGATGATGAAGACTTACAAAAATAAGGTGGATTACTGTAATCTGCACGGCTGCAAGGTCTGGTATGCTTTGGAGATTTGGCAGAAAGGATTTGTTGGTACTTGGGTTCGGTACCCACTTCTTTTACGGCTTATGAAGGCCAATCCTTCTGTGACATGGTTCATGTGGATGGATTCAGACGCCATTTTTACCGATTTCAATTTTTCTATTCCTTTTGAGAGATACAATGGCTGGAACAAGAACATGGTCGTCCCCGGCTTCTGGGAAAAG GTATATGGGGAAAATCCAGATTGGATAGGACTGAACGCAGGGGTTTTTCTGATTCGCAATTGTGAATGGTCACACAAATTTCTAGAAAAGTGGATCGAATTTGGTGCGCCGGAAAACATACAAACGGCCAAAGCGGCTCTGAATACGGTTCTGAAGAGCAGACCGCAGGAATGGGATCCGGACGATCAGAGCGTATTAGTGTACCTTCTCAATACGAACAGAAAGGAATCTGAGGAGAATGTATTTCTGGAAGCAAGTTACAGTTTACACGGCTATTTCGAGTACATTGTAGATGAGTTTGAGGACATCCTTGTGGGGAAGGCCAAGTGGCCGTTTGTGACTCATTTCTGTGGCTGTAATTTCTGTGGAGGAAAGAATACTACGGACAGATGCACCAAGGGCTTTGAGCGAGCTTTCAATTTCGCCGACAACCAATTGCTTAGGCTTGTGGGTCTCAGgcattcttctctatcttcttcttctacGCTCGAGACTGTCGTGGGCTAA